Genomic window (Paenibacillus sp.):
CGAACGTTCGAACGAAAGGGGGAGAATGCATTGCGAGCGGCGAGACGGCTTTCTTTCGAATCGATGACCGCGTGGGCGTTCATGGCGCCTGGGCTTACGGTGATCGCCATATTTGTCGTGTGGCCGATTGTGTACAGCGTTCCGCTCTCATTAACGAACTATTCCGTCATCGGGGATACGTCGTTCGTCGGCCTCGGCAACTTCGCGCGCGCCTTCGAAGACCGGAATTTTCTCGCATCGCTCTGGAATTCAGTGCTGTACATCTTGGTCGTGCCGTTCATTCAAATGTTCTCGATTCTCATGGCGATCCTCGTCAACAGCAAACTGCCCGGGATCCAAGCGTTCCGCACCGCTTATTACATCCCGGTCGTCACGTCCATGGTCGCGGTCGCGATCGCGATCATTTGGCATTGGCTGCTCAGCAACAATGGCATCGTTAACTACGTGCTGCTCTCGCTCGGCGTCATCGACCGGAAAATCGGCTGGCTGTCGAACAGCGATACCGCGTTGTTCGTGCTGATGTTCATTACGATGTGGAAAGGGCTCGGGTATTACATGATGCTGTACTTGGCCGGACTGCAGTCGATTCCGGCGGAGCTGTACGAAGCGGCGAAAATCGACGGCGGCAGCCTGCGCCAAGTGATCGCGAACATTACGATTCCGCTGCTGCGGCCGTACGTGCTGTTCTGCAGCTTGATCTCGTTGATGGGCGCCATCCGCGTTTTCGACGAAATGTTCATTTTAACGGACGGCGGACCGGGAACGTCGACGCTGACGTCCAGCTTGTACATTTATCAGCAGGGCATCGAGCAGTTCAATTTCGGCTACGCCTCCGCGCTCGGGCTTATCGTCAGCGTCGTGGTCGGCGCGCTCAGCGTCCTTGTATTTAAGATCAACCGAAAAGGCGGTGTGCATCCGTATTGATCCGTACCGTATATACGACGAATCGCCGCAGGGCGACGGTCGCGAAGACGTGGAAACGCGCGTCGGGATACGCGATCGGATATACGCTGCTGCTCGCGCTGGCCGTTTTTCTGATGGGTCCGTTCTTGTGGATGCTGAGCGCTTCGCTGATGCCCGGGAAAAACATTTTCACCTTTCCGCCGACGATCGTGCCGACGTTCATCGATTTCGCTAACTACGTCGAGGTTTGGAATTTTATGAACTTCCCTCGCTATATCGGCAATACGCTGATCATTACGTCGCTCGGCATCGCCAGCAACGTCTTGCTGTCGTGCCTAACGGCGTACCCGCTCGCCAAGCTTCGGTTCCGCGGCCGGGGCGTCGTCTTCGCGATACTCGTTTCGACGATGATCATCCCGTCGTCCACCGCGATGGTCGTTCATTACGTCACGCTGCGCGCCTTCGGTCTGCTTGATACGTTCGTCGGCGTCGTCCTTCCTTCCGCGGTGTCGGTGTTTAATATTTTTTTCATGCGTCAAACGTTTTTGGGCGTACCCGACGAGCTTCGCGAATCCGGCAAAATCGACGGAGCCTCGGAATTCCGTATTTGGTGGCAGCTCATGCTGCCGCTCGTGAAGCCCGGGATCGCGGTCATCGTCCTGCTGGAGATGATGGCGTTCTGGAACAATTTCCTGTGGCCGATGGTCGTGCTGGGCGATCCGGAGCAGTATCCGATCGCGTCCGCCTTGACGTATTTGAACGGGCAATTTTCGTATAACTTCGGTTGGATCGCCGCCGGGACGATTTTGTCGGTCATTCCGATCATCGCGGTGTTCTTGTTTACGCAGCGTTATTACATGGAAGGCATGGCCGGCGCGTTGAAAGGGTGAGGCAGACCGGCAGAGGGGGGCTAAGGATGCTGTCGGGGGCGAAAATCGTATACGTGCCGTTGGACGAACGGCCTTGCAATTACGAATTTCCGTATTTGTTGGGAAAATGCGCCGGGCTGTCTCTCGTCCGCCCCGGGATTGATCTGATGGGGCGGAAAAAGATTCCGGCCGACGTCGACGCGCTGTGGGCATGGCTCGAGCGGGAATGCGCCGACGCGGACGGGGCGATCCTGTCGCTCGATACGCTGCTGTACGGCGGGCTCGTTCCTTCCCGCCTCCACCGGCTGAGCGCGGAGGCATGCGCCGGACGGCTGACAAGATTGCGCGAACTGAAACGCCGCAATCCGCGGCTAACGCTGTTCGCGATTCACCTCATTATGAGGTGCCCGCAATATTCGAGCTCGGACGAGGAGCCCGACTATTACGAGCATTATGGGCGCGAGCTGTTCCGCAAAGGATATCTCGCGCATCGCCGGGAGCTCGGCATCGCGGACGAGGCCGAGCTTGCGGAGCTGGCCGCCGTCGAAGCGGCTCTGCCCCGTGCCGTCGAGGACGACTATCTCGGACGCCGGGCGATCAACGTCGAGGCGAATCGAGCAGCGCTCGCGTACGTGGAGGAAGGCGTCATCGATTTTCTCGCCATTCCGCAGGACGACGCCGCGCCGTACGGCTGGACGGCGAAGGACCAGCAGCGCGTCCGCGAGGAGATCGGAAGGCGGAACGCGGAGCTGCGCGCGTTGATGTATCCGGGCGCGGACGAGGCGGGCTGCACGCTGCTCGCCCGCATGATCAACCGGATCTGCGGCGCGATGCCTCTCGTATATCCGCGGATGTCGGGAGCGGGATCGCCGTTCGTGACGCCGCTGTACGAAGACCGGCCGCTGTTCGAGAGCGTGAAGCTGCACATCCTTGCGGCCGGCGGACAGACGGCGGCGTCGGCGCAGGAGGCCGATCTGCTGCTGCTCGTCAACGCGCCGGGCGCCGAGATGGCCGAATCGAACGTGCAGGACCGTCCGTCCGCGGCCTATCAAGTGCTTCGCAACGCTGTCGAACTGGTAGAGTTCGGAGCTTTCGCGATGCGCCGGTTCGGCAAGCCGGTCGCGGTCGCCGACGTCGCGTACGCCAACGGAGGCGACCTGCAGCTGCTGAAGCTGCTCCGGCAGCAAGGCGTCCTGTTCGACCTTGCCGGCTACGCGGGGTGGAACACGAGCTCGAACAGTCTCGGGACGGCGATCGCGCAGCTGATGATGTACGGGCTTTTCGGCCGAACGGAGGCGCATCTAGATTTTCTGGCGCTGCGGTTCGCGGAGGATTTCGGTTATTGCGCCGTAGTTCGCAAGGCGATGGCGGAAGGACCGATCCCGGAGATGGGGATGTCTTATTTCGCTGTCGACGGCCCGCGCGGGCGTGCGGCGGAGATGGCAAAGGAACGGCTGCGGCGGTTCGTTCAAGCGTATGTCGATACCGATGCGATGCGCGTTGAAATCGTGGATGTGTATATGCCGTGGAGCCGGATGTTCGAAGCGGGGATGACAGCGAAAGCGGTATTACGTAACGAATAGGGTGACGCGGATGAAAGTGACCGAGCTAGTGAAACACGGCATTATCGTATCTTGCCAGGCGCTCCCTCATGAGCCGTTGTACGGCTCGGAAACGATGGCGAAGATGGCCAAAGCCGCGGAGCAAGGCGGCGCCGTTGCGATCCGCGCCAATACGAAGGCAGATATCGTCCGAATCAAGCGGACGGTGTCGCTCCCGGTGATCGGGATCGTCAAACGCGAGTACGCCGGGTCGGACGTGTACATTACGCCGACGACAACAGAAGTAGATGAGTTGGTTGAGGCGGGAGCGGACATGATCGCTTTCGACGCCACGCCGCGCCCCCGGCCGGACGGATGCACGCTGGAGGAATTGGTGCTCTATATGAAAGAACGCGGCCTCCCGGCGATAGCCGACATCTCGACGCTCGAAGAAGCGGCGTATGCCGAGTCGCTCGGCGTCGCCGCCGTCGCGACGACGTTGTCGGGCTATACGCCGTATTCCCCGCGGCGGACCGATCCGGACTTCGAACTGGTCGCGCAGGCGGCCCGCCGTCTGCGCATCCCGGTATTCGCCGAAGGGCGCGTGAGCGAGCCGGCGCACGTCTCGCGGCTGCTGGGGCTTGGGGCGCATTGCGTCGTCGTCGGCGGCGCCATCACCCGTCCGCAGCTCATCACGCATCGGTTCGTCGCCGCGGCCAAACAAGGGAGCGTAAGGACGCATGGACATCAAGCTGAGAGTTAACACGAACTACCCGTCGTTCACGAAGTCGGAACGGAAAGTGGCTGACAGCCTGCTGGAACGCGCGGACGATATCATTTTTTACTCGGTGACAGAATTCGCGGACGTCTCCGGCGTCGGCGAGACGACCGTGATGCGGTTTTGCCGCAAAATCGGGTTTAAGGGCTATCAAGACTTCAAGCTGGCGCTCGCGCAAGACGTGAGCGCCCGGAGAACCGAGACGGACGTTCCGGATTCGGCGGATTTCGCCCAGCTCGTGTATTCCGAGACCGTGAGCATTCTTCAGGACAGCATGAGTTTGCTCGATAAAGCCAAACTGGAACAAGCGATCGATCTGATCGATCGGGCGGGCCAAGTGCAGTTTTTCGGCGTCGGCTCCTCCGGCATTACGGCGCTGGACGCTAAAACGCGGTTTCTCCGCATCGGCCGGCGCGCCGAGGCAGTCGCCGACGCGCATTTTCAAGCGATGATGGCGGCGACGATGGGACCGGGGGACGTCGCCTTCGGCATCAGTCTGAGCGGAAGCACGCTCGACACGGTCGACATTTTGACGAAGGCGAAGCGAAGCGGCGCCTCCGTCGTCGCGATGACGAATTACGCGAAATCGCCGGTCGCCTCGGTCGCCGACGTCGTCCTGCTGACCGCCGGGAAGGAAGCTCCGCTCGAAGGCGGATCGATCGGCGCGAAAATTTCGCAGCTGTTCTTGATCGACCTCATCTGCGAAGGGCTCGCCCGCAAAGATTTGGCTCGGGTGAAGGAAAGCAAAGAGAAGATGGCTCGAGCCGTCGTAGACAAGATCTATTAAGGGGCTGTTCATGGTGCGAAAATTGAATGCCGACATCGTCATCATCGGCGGCGGATTCGGCGGCACGGCAGCGGCGCTCGCGGCGCTGAAAGAGGGTATGCGGGTAATCGTGACGGAAGAAACCGATTGGATCGGCGGCCAAGCGACGGCCCAGGCGGTGCCGCCCGACGAGCACCGTTGGATCGAGTCGTTCGGCTGCACCGCTTCGTATCGGCTGTTCCGCAATCGGATTCGGGATTACTATCGCTCGCACTACCCGTTGACGGAGAAGGCGGCCGCCGACCCGCACCTCAATCCCGGCAACGGCTGGGTGAGCCGGATCGCCCACGAACCGAAGGTCGCGCTGAGGGTGCTCGAGGATATGCTGGCGCCGTACGCGAACAGCGGGCGCCTTACCGTCCTGTACCGCACGACGGCGGTAAGCGCCGAGGTTGATGTCGACCGCGTGAAGTCCGTCATCGTATGCCATGCGCCGAGCGGCCGTCGAACTGTATTGACCGGCCGATATTTTCTGGATGCGACGGAAACGGGCGAATTGCTGCCGCTCGCCGGCGTCGAGCACGTCTCCGGCGCGGAAGCGCGGAGCGAAACGGGCGAGCCTCACGCTTTGGAGGAAGCCGACCCGCTCGATATGCAGTCGATTACGCACGTCGCGGCGCTCGATTATGTGGAAGGCGGACGGTTTGTGATCGATAAGCCCGAGCAGTACGAATTTTGGAAATCGTACGTCCCGTCTTTTTCCCGGTATCCGATCTTGGATTGGAACGCGATGGACGCCGACGGGACGCGGACGAAGCGGTTTACGCTGTTTCCGAACGAAGCCGGCATCGTTTCGCTGTGGGACTACCGCCGAATATTGGACCCCGTTCATTTGGCGCATCCGATATACGACGGCGAACTGACGCTGCTCAATTGGCCGCAGAACGACTATTTCCTTGGCCCGATCATCGGCGTCGCGGCGGAGGACCGTCGGCGTCATCTCGAGGCCGCCCGTCAACTGACGCTGTCGCTGGTGTTC
Coding sequences:
- a CDS encoding sugar ABC transporter permease yields the protein MRAARRLSFESMTAWAFMAPGLTVIAIFVVWPIVYSVPLSLTNYSVIGDTSFVGLGNFARAFEDRNFLASLWNSVLYILVVPFIQMFSILMAILVNSKLPGIQAFRTAYYIPVVTSMVAVAIAIIWHWLLSNNGIVNYVLLSLGVIDRKIGWLSNSDTALFVLMFITMWKGLGYYMMLYLAGLQSIPAELYEAAKIDGGSLRQVIANITIPLLRPYVLFCSLISLMGAIRVFDEMFILTDGGPGTSTLTSSLYIYQQGIEQFNFGYASALGLIVSVVVGALSVLVFKINRKGGVHPY
- a CDS encoding carbohydrate ABC transporter permease, whose amino-acid sequence is MGYTLLLALAVFLMGPFLWMLSASLMPGKNIFTFPPTIVPTFIDFANYVEVWNFMNFPRYIGNTLIITSLGIASNVLLSCLTAYPLAKLRFRGRGVVFAILVSTMIIPSSTAMVVHYVTLRAFGLLDTFVGVVLPSAVSVFNIFFMRQTFLGVPDELRESGKIDGASEFRIWWQLMLPLVKPGIAVIVLLEMMAFWNNFLWPMVVLGDPEQYPIASALTYLNGQFSYNFGWIAAGTILSVIPIIAVFLFTQRYYMEGMAGALKG
- a CDS encoding DUF4127 family protein, whose amino-acid sequence is MLSGAKIVYVPLDERPCNYEFPYLLGKCAGLSLVRPGIDLMGRKKIPADVDALWAWLERECADADGAILSLDTLLYGGLVPSRLHRLSAEACAGRLTRLRELKRRNPRLTLFAIHLIMRCPQYSSSDEEPDYYEHYGRELFRKGYLAHRRELGIADEAELAELAAVEAALPRAVEDDYLGRRAINVEANRAALAYVEEGVIDFLAIPQDDAAPYGWTAKDQQRVREEIGRRNAELRALMYPGADEAGCTLLARMINRICGAMPLVYPRMSGAGSPFVTPLYEDRPLFESVKLHILAAGGQTAASAQEADLLLLVNAPGAEMAESNVQDRPSAAYQVLRNAVELVEFGAFAMRRFGKPVAVADVAYANGGDLQLLKLLRQQGVLFDLAGYAGWNTSSNSLGTAIAQLMMYGLFGRTEAHLDFLALRFAEDFGYCAVVRKAMAEGPIPEMGMSYFAVDGPRGRAAEMAKERLRRFVQAYVDTDAMRVEIVDVYMPWSRMFEAGMTAKAVLRNE
- a CDS encoding N-acetylmannosamine-6-phosphate 2-epimerase; its protein translation is MKVTELVKHGIIVSCQALPHEPLYGSETMAKMAKAAEQGGAVAIRANTKADIVRIKRTVSLPVIGIVKREYAGSDVYITPTTTEVDELVEAGADMIAFDATPRPRPDGCTLEELVLYMKERGLPAIADISTLEEAAYAESLGVAAVATTLSGYTPYSPRRTDPDFELVAQAARRLRIPVFAEGRVSEPAHVSRLLGLGAHCVVVGGAITRPQLITHRFVAAAKQGSVRTHGHQAES
- a CDS encoding MurR/RpiR family transcriptional regulator, which codes for MDIKLRVNTNYPSFTKSERKVADSLLERADDIIFYSVTEFADVSGVGETTVMRFCRKIGFKGYQDFKLALAQDVSARRTETDVPDSADFAQLVYSETVSILQDSMSLLDKAKLEQAIDLIDRAGQVQFFGVGSSGITALDAKTRFLRIGRRAEAVADAHFQAMMAATMGPGDVAFGISLSGSTLDTVDILTKAKRSGASVVAMTNYAKSPVASVADVVLLTAGKEAPLEGGSIGAKISQLFLIDLICEGLARKDLARVKESKEKMARAVVDKIY
- a CDS encoding FAD-dependent oxidoreductase; this translates as MVRKLNADIVIIGGGFGGTAAALAALKEGMRVIVTEETDWIGGQATAQAVPPDEHRWIESFGCTASYRLFRNRIRDYYRSHYPLTEKAAADPHLNPGNGWVSRIAHEPKVALRVLEDMLAPYANSGRLTVLYRTTAVSAEVDVDRVKSVIVCHAPSGRRTVLTGRYFLDATETGELLPLAGVEHVSGAEARSETGEPHALEEADPLDMQSITHVAALDYVEGGRFVIDKPEQYEFWKSYVPSFSRYPILDWNAMDADGTRTKRFTLFPNEAGIVSLWDYRRILDPVHLAHPIYDGELTLLNWPQNDYFLGPIIGVAAEDRRRHLEAARQLTLSLVFWLQTEAPRLDGGKGYPGIRLRGDALGTEDGLAKAVYVRESRRIKAVYTITENDVSLEARGSEGIKTYEDSVGVGSYHLDLHPTTVTQRGFYIPTTPYEIPLGALIPIRMANLLPACKNIGTTQIANGCYRLHPTEWNVGEAAGFLAAYAVRTGVAPREVRERKEHLDAYLALLEVHGVERRWPRSVHEEMSGRTSS